The genome window CGTGGGGCCGCTTCGACCCCGCCGACCCGTACGTGCAGGCGCTGGCACCCGGGCGGACCGGCCGGACCGACTTCGCCGCCGGGCACCGCCTGGACTTCTGGGAGAAGCTGCGGTGAACCTGCTGATCTCCGCGCTGGCCGACCTGGTCCTGCCGCTGGTCATCTACTACGGACTGCGTTCGGCCGGGATCGGCGAGGTCCCGGCGCTGCTCGCATGCGCGGTGGTCCCCGTGGCGCGCGTCGGCTACGGCCTCGTGGCCCGGCGGCGCGTCGACCCCGTCGCGGTCTTCGTGCTGGCGATGGTGCTGGTGAGCCTGGTGCTGTTCCTGGTCAGCGGGAGCCCGCGCGCGCTGCTGGCCAGGGACGGGTGGCTGATGGCCGCGTGCGGGGCGGCCGCCCTCGTGACGCTGTGGCGCAGGCCGGTCGTGTTCACCCTCGGCCGGATGCTCTTGGCCCGCTCCGGCCACAGCGCCGCGGACTGGGACGACCGGTGGCGGTGTTCGGCGTCGTTCCGGCGGGTGTGGCGGGTGCTCACGCTCGCGTGGGGCGTCGCGCTGATCGTGTTCGCGGCGGTGAAGGTCGTGATGGCCTACACGCTGCCCGTCGACGTCGTCCCGGCCGTCACCACCGCCATGTGGATCGGCGCGGTCGTCCTGCTCAACGTGGGCAGCCAGCTCTACCTGCGGCTCCCCGGGATCAGACACGTCGTCGGCTGAGCCTTCTCATGCCACCCGGGACTGGTCGTGGGTGTGGTCGGCGACCAGCACGGTGACGTCGCGGTCGCGGCCGGTGCGGTGCAGCACGAGTTCGGCGAGCAGCCCGAGCGAGACCATCTGCACCGCGAAGATCTCCAGCAGCATCCCCAGCGTCAGCAGCGGACGGGTCCCGATGGACTGCTCGGTGAAGACCCACACACCGGTCAGGTACAGCAGGATCAGCGTGCCGATCGTGCCGAGGAGCAGGCCCAGCCCGCCGAACAGGTGGGCGGGCCTGCGCCCGTAGCGGGTGAGCGCCACGACCGTCAGCAGGTCCAGCGCGCCGCGGACGTAGCGCTCGAAGCCGTACTTGGACCTGCCGTGCAGCCTCGGCCGGTGGTTCACCG of Saccharopolyspora erythraea contains these proteins:
- a CDS encoding VC0807 family protein, coding for MNLLISALADLVLPLVIYYGLRSAGIGEVPALLACAVVPVARVGYGLVARRRVDPVAVFVLAMVLVSLVLFLVSGSPRALLARDGWLMAACGAAALVTLWRRPVVFTLGRMLLARSGHSAADWDDRWRCSASFRRVWRVLTLAWGVALIVFAAVKVVMAYTLPVDVVPAVTTAMWIGAVVLLNVGSQLYLRLPGIRHVVG